From Acidobacteriota bacterium, a single genomic window includes:
- a CDS encoding prepilin peptidase, with amino-acid sequence MIQTMVALFGLIFGSFLNVCIVRVPRSESIIVPGSHCPACGRSIRWYDNIPLLSYALLRGRCRDCNQRISLLYPLVEILTAAVFLLEYWRYGLSVEFGKGLIFAMLMIVLIFTDLRERRIPHKISVPGIALGVAFSLIAPVDNRPFGWLLARWDIFPSGLLLSLLGSLAGALIGGGLFFVVGEIFYRLRHKEGLGFGDVMLMLVVGAFLGPPLTLMTILLGSLLGSLVAIPVTVINPKFRSYQWPYGTFLGVAAIYASIGGDALLRAYLQWGGFR; translated from the coding sequence ATGATCCAGACGATGGTGGCCTTGTTCGGACTGATTTTTGGCAGCTTCCTGAACGTTTGCATCGTGCGTGTGCCGCGCAGCGAATCGATCATCGTCCCCGGGTCGCATTGCCCTGCCTGCGGGCGCAGCATTCGCTGGTACGACAATATTCCGCTCTTGAGCTACGCTCTCCTGCGCGGCCGTTGCCGTGATTGCAACCAGCGCATATCTCTGCTTTATCCCCTTGTCGAAATCCTGACCGCCGCCGTCTTCCTGCTGGAATATTGGCGCTATGGCCTCTCCGTCGAATTCGGTAAAGGCCTGATATTCGCCATGCTGATGATCGTTCTGATCTTCACCGACCTGCGCGAACGCCGCATCCCGCATAAGATCAGCGTTCCCGGCATCGCGCTGGGCGTGGCGTTCAGCCTCATAGCGCCGGTGGATAATCGTCCCTTCGGCTGGCTTCTGGCACGATGGGATATTTTTCCTTCCGGCCTTCTACTCTCGCTTCTCGGCTCGCTGGCAGGCGCATTGATTGGCGGCGGCCTCTTCTTCGTGGTGGGAGAAATTTTCTACCGCCTTCGCCACAAGGAAGGCCTGGGGTTCGGTGATGTTATGCTGATGCTCGTGGTAGGCGCTTTCCTGGGCCCGCCGCTGACCCTGATGACCATCCTCCTGGGATCGCTGCTGGGATCGCTCGTCGCTATTCCGGTTACGGTTATCAACCCAAAGTTCCGCAGCTACCAGTGGCCCTACGGGACTTTTCTGGGGGTTGCCGCCATTTACGCCAGCATTGGCGGCGATGCTCTCCTCCGCGCATACCTGCAGTGGGGTGGATTTAGATAA
- a CDS encoding acyl-CoA thioesterase — protein MTTDYPADWVSTSFRVRYAETDQMGVVYYANYLVWFEIGRSEFCRKHGFEYRDMEREDGLCIIVAEASCRYKAPARYDDQVIVKTGLRAVRRRVLIFGYEIYRQPDKILLAEGETTHVVVNREGRPCALPDKYRELFETGIKLRNG, from the coding sequence ATGACGACGGATTATCCAGCAGACTGGGTTTCGACAAGCTTTCGGGTGCGGTACGCTGAAACCGACCAGATGGGGGTGGTGTATTACGCCAACTACCTGGTATGGTTTGAAATTGGAAGGAGCGAATTCTGCCGAAAGCACGGCTTTGAATACCGCGACATGGAGCGGGAAGATGGCCTCTGCATCATCGTCGCGGAAGCCAGTTGCCGTTATAAAGCCCCGGCACGCTATGACGACCAGGTTATTGTCAAGACAGGCCTGCGCGCAGTCAGGCGGCGTGTCCTCATTTTCGGGTACGAAATTTACCGCCAGCCAGATAAGATTCTGCTGGCCGAGGGCGAAACCACGCACGTGGTGGTTAATCGCGAGGGTCGCCCTTGCGCCCTGCCCGATAAGTACCGGGAGTTGTTTGAGACGGGAATCAAGCTCCGAAACGGGTAA
- a CDS encoding glycosyltransferase family 1 protein: MGVFSHLHLQAGRAGWCARLSDCLDGGPLCPPEIRQACGTREKRQRQALSPETPLSIAHVDTGHELRGGQRQLLLLAHGLRERGHSQLIVCPEASELRAHAEADGFPVLALPQNDFKHFKGIRELRQRLNGTGPMLLHAHDGVGQTVSWLASFGTRVRRIATRRVTYLPKRRIDYRLKYRHTCHAVVAVSLFVGRILEEAGVPPGMINVIPDGIEIPERLPDSVSRRAARAGWRLDESEFVIGHLGGISKEKGYDLALKALEILSDRLPNARMVLGGKISIEDLAASPLATAVASGQVLLSGYQEDLFELFSGLDIYIMPSRSEGLGSSALMAMAHALPVIATRVGGLPEIVEDGKTGWLVAPESADALAQAIAAAASNPERLKELGSNARLRSMEFSADRMVERTEALYRRLITPGQAHQAATSQRMRASG, translated from the coding sequence GTGGGTGTTTTTTCACACTTACATCTTCAGGCTGGGCGTGCTGGATGGTGCGCCCGGCTTTCTGATTGCCTGGATGGCGGCCCGTTATGTCCGCCGGAAATACGCCAGGCTTGCGGAACTCGAGAAAAGCGCCAAAGGCAGGCATTGAGCCCAGAGACTCCACTCAGCATCGCGCATGTTGACACGGGCCACGAACTTCGCGGCGGCCAGCGCCAGTTGCTGCTGCTCGCGCACGGCCTGCGCGAACGCGGCCACTCGCAGTTGATCGTGTGTCCGGAAGCGAGCGAGCTGCGCGCGCACGCAGAAGCCGATGGATTTCCGGTACTTGCTCTCCCGCAAAATGACTTCAAACACTTCAAAGGCATCCGGGAGCTGCGCCAGCGGCTGAATGGGACCGGGCCCATGCTTCTGCATGCGCACGATGGAGTGGGCCAGACGGTCTCATGGCTGGCATCATTCGGGACACGAGTGCGACGCATCGCCACGCGCCGAGTTACCTACCTTCCCAAACGACGTATTGACTATCGGCTGAAGTACAGGCACACCTGCCACGCGGTCGTTGCGGTGTCACTGTTTGTCGGACGTATCCTGGAGGAGGCGGGCGTCCCGCCAGGGATGATCAACGTGATCCCCGACGGGATCGAGATCCCGGAGCGGCTTCCCGACTCCGTATCGCGGCGGGCAGCCCGTGCCGGATGGAGGCTCGACGAAAGCGAATTCGTCATTGGGCACCTGGGAGGCATCAGCAAAGAAAAAGGGTATGACCTGGCGCTCAAGGCGCTGGAAATTCTTTCCGATCGCCTGCCAAACGCCAGGATGGTCCTGGGTGGCAAAATCTCAATTGAAGACCTTGCAGCATCACCCCTTGCGACGGCAGTGGCAAGCGGTCAGGTATTATTGTCCGGTTATCAAGAAGATCTTTTCGAGTTGTTTTCCGGGCTTGATATCTATATCATGCCGTCGCGCTCAGAGGGACTGGGCTCCTCCGCTTTGATGGCCATGGCTCATGCCCTGCCCGTAATCGCCACCCGCGTGGGCGGCCTTCCGGAAATTGTAGAAGATGGAAAAACCGGATGGCTGGTTGCGCCGGAATCAGCCGACGCGCTTGCGCAGGCGATTGCCGCCGCGGCGTCTAATCCCGAGCGGCTCAAGGAATTGGGAAGCAACGCGCGACTGCGCTCGATGGAGTTTTCAGCCGATAGGATGGTTGAGCGGACGGAGGCGCTTTACCGGCGGCTGATAACTCCCGGGCAGGCACACCAGGCCGCCACTTCACAGCGAATGCGAGCGAGCGGATGA
- a CDS encoding sigma-70 family RNA polymerase sigma factor: MGNAIHLFALAMEPETKALAHGLRRRDPDLLAALIAQYEYRLFRYLIYLTGSEDVARDIFQETWLRVLDRGHQYDGVSRFDSWLFSIARHLVIDSSRRRKMDSLDALLDPAHDAGAKEPRSSESASPLVEYENRELAARISSMLGRLPAVYREVLLLRFQEDLSLKEIAGIIRAPLATVKSRLYRGLGAARELLEELQL, translated from the coding sequence ATGGGCAACGCGATTCATCTCTTTGCATTGGCGATGGAACCGGAAACGAAAGCCTTGGCGCACGGCCTGCGGCGGCGGGACCCGGACCTGCTTGCAGCACTGATTGCACAATACGAATACCGTCTTTTCCGCTACCTGATCTACCTGACCGGCAGCGAAGACGTCGCTCGCGACATCTTCCAGGAAACCTGGCTGCGCGTGCTGGACCGCGGCCACCAGTACGACGGCGTTTCGCGCTTCGATTCCTGGCTATTTTCGATTGCGCGCCATCTGGTGATTGATTCAAGCCGCCGCAGAAAAATGGATAGTCTGGACGCACTGCTCGACCCGGCCCATGACGCCGGGGCCAAGGAGCCTCGATCTTCCGAAAGCGCTTCACCGCTCGTCGAATACGAGAACAGAGAACTTGCAGCCCGAATCAGTTCCATGCTGGGACGCCTGCCGGCCGTTTACCGGGAAGTCCTGCTGCTGCGCTTCCAGGAGGACCTTTCGCTCAAAGAGATTGCAGGCATCATACGGGCCCCGCTCGCTACCGTGAAGTCGCGGCTATATCGCGGCCTCGGCGCCGCTCGTGAACTGCTGGAGGAACTGCAGTTATGA
- a CDS encoding zinc ribbon domain-containing protein has product MSNQGNVLGRIQDNWRQRAGECTTFRAELRVISRWPIRVLVSLYILALAVVTGTTLYVTNAVPHDIVEKPVAIKLLAMYGIVTGIAVVISLVVLVLSYVWADAKRRGMSPVLWLLVALLIPYGIGTILYFVVREPLSRNCPQCGQSVNPHFNFCPACQFNLLPNCPQCRRAARAGDRFCPYCGANLQADVAAAVSTQKP; this is encoded by the coding sequence ATGTCGAACCAGGGCAATGTTCTAGGACGAATTCAAGACAACTGGCGGCAGCGGGCCGGAGAATGCACAACGTTCCGGGCCGAATTGCGGGTGATCTCACGATGGCCAATCAGGGTGCTGGTGTCGCTGTATATCCTGGCCCTTGCCGTTGTAACAGGCACGACCTTATACGTCACCAACGCTGTGCCTCACGACATCGTTGAAAAGCCTGTTGCGATCAAGCTGCTGGCAATGTACGGCATCGTGACGGGAATCGCAGTTGTTATAAGTCTCGTCGTTCTGGTTCTTAGTTACGTTTGGGCGGATGCGAAGCGGCGCGGCATGAGCCCCGTGCTCTGGCTGCTGGTCGCGCTTCTGATACCCTACGGGATTGGCACCATCCTCTACTTTGTGGTGCGCGAGCCGCTGAGCCGCAATTGTCCGCAGTGCGGCCAATCCGTGAACCCTCATTTCAACTTCTGCCCGGCCTGCCAGTTCAACCTGCTTCCCAACTGCCCGCAGTGCCGGCGCGCAGCCCGTGCGGGAGACCGCTTCTGCCCCTACTGCGGCGCCAACTTGCAGGCGGACGTTGCGGCTGCGGTTAGCACCCAGAAACCGTAG
- a CDS encoding enoyl-CoA hydratase — translation MAYESIKLEFSGRAALLTLNRPEKRNAITHKMIAEILKALDEVEKGPASVLILTGAGNAFCAGMDLQALKDFPAQSAAEIVADARRIAALFRRLYGFPKPTIAAVNGPAIAGGCGLATLCDFTLASQEAKFGYTEVRVGFVPALVSSYLIRQVGEKRARDLLLSGRIFSASEAQALGIVNELVESDRLLPRANDLAHSLAEMSPVALSHTKRLLVRLSEEELDRETELAVEASARVRKTADFHEGLAAFLEKRKPQWTGQ, via the coding sequence ATGGCTTACGAATCCATAAAACTGGAATTCAGCGGTCGTGCTGCTCTTCTTACGCTCAACCGTCCTGAAAAGCGTAATGCTATCACCCATAAAATGATAGCGGAAATACTTAAGGCTTTAGATGAGGTTGAGAAAGGTCCCGCCAGCGTCCTGATCCTGACCGGAGCAGGCAACGCTTTCTGTGCCGGAATGGATCTGCAAGCGCTAAAGGATTTCCCTGCACAATCTGCCGCTGAAATTGTTGCTGACGCCCGGCGCATCGCCGCCCTGTTCCGCCGGCTATATGGGTTCCCTAAGCCGACTATCGCGGCAGTGAACGGCCCTGCCATCGCCGGGGGCTGCGGTCTGGCAACCTTGTGCGATTTTACCCTCGCATCCCAAGAGGCAAAATTCGGGTATACCGAAGTCCGAGTGGGCTTTGTTCCAGCCCTCGTGTCTTCCTACCTGATCCGGCAGGTGGGAGAGAAGCGGGCGCGCGATCTCCTGCTGTCAGGCCGCATCTTCAGCGCCTCTGAAGCGCAGGCATTGGGCATAGTTAATGAATTAGTTGAGTCCGACAGGCTGCTGCCACGGGCGAACGATCTGGCGCATTCGCTTGCCGAAATGAGCCCTGTGGCCCTAAGCCACACTAAGAGGCTCCTGGTACGGCTCTCTGAAGAAGAACTCGACCGCGAAACCGAACTGGCGGTTGAAGCAAGCGCCCGCGTGCGCAAAACCGCCGACTTCCACGAGGGTCTGGCGGCCTTCCTCGAAAAGCGCAAACCGCAGTGGACAGGACAATGA
- the purQ gene encoding phosphoribosylformylglycinamidine synthase I, with protein sequence MSKIAVLYSPGTNCHEETAAAIERAGGKTALLHLHELLAGHDSLENYGAAVFPGGFSYGDHLSAGRIFATLMVARLRDQLLAVLEAQRPLLGICNGFQVLTEAGILPARCPGVRGMAMLENQSSHFEDRKVRLLVSSERSMWTEGLAGQVLNMPSAHAEGRAMFPESGAAPPRVAFQYTDAEGKPAAGYPDNPNGSPEAIAGVTDQTGLVLGLMPHPERASLPAHYSQDGLRLFENLVRWFKR encoded by the coding sequence ATGTCGAAGATCGCGGTCCTTTACTCCCCCGGCACCAACTGCCACGAAGAGACGGCAGCCGCCATTGAACGCGCCGGCGGCAAGACAGCCCTGCTCCACCTTCACGAACTGCTGGCTGGCCATGACAGCCTGGAGAATTACGGAGCCGCGGTTTTTCCCGGCGGATTTTCCTATGGCGACCACCTTTCCGCAGGGCGGATCTTTGCCACGCTGATGGTTGCCCGCCTGCGCGATCAGTTGTTGGCTGTTCTTGAAGCGCAGCGGCCGCTGCTTGGCATCTGCAACGGTTTCCAGGTGTTGACCGAAGCGGGCATTTTGCCTGCGCGCTGCCCGGGAGTGCGGGGAATGGCGATGCTTGAAAATCAATCCTCGCACTTTGAAGATCGCAAAGTGCGCCTGCTGGTTTCGAGCGAAAGGTCCATGTGGACCGAGGGTCTGGCGGGGCAGGTGCTGAATATGCCCTCCGCGCACGCCGAAGGCCGCGCCATGTTTCCAGAAAGTGGCGCTGCGCCCCCCCGCGTGGCGTTCCAATACACCGATGCCGAGGGAAAACCCGCCGCGGGATATCCCGACAATCCCAACGGCTCACCCGAGGCAATTGCCGGCGTCACGGACCAGACTGGCCTTGTCCTCGGCCTGATGCCGCACCCCGAGCGCGCCTCGCTCCCCGCCCATTATTCCCAGGATGGCTTGCGCCTGTTCGAAAACCTTGTCCGCTGGTTTAAAAGATAA
- a CDS encoding aromatic ring-hydroxylating dioxygenase subunit alpha: MTESSSREPANSSNSDGLMRGFWYPAARSNRVRGRELRTATLLGIPLVIGRNTKGEGFALRDACPHRGMPLSEGRFDGNKIECSYHGWVFEGKTGQCQAIPSLTARDKLKVDRVFATSFPCEEQDGYFWVFVPDPEYRNEAVPQAPRLPTFSSDYRLEHLEAELPCHVDHGIIGLMDPAHGPFVHQAWWWRSRSSIHEKEKIFEPIPNGFRIKSHSPSANSAAYKLLGVYGEPITTTIQFVLPNRRFEEIHCGRYWFSSRTTVTPITASRCRIDVCAAWNAFRHVPFMTSILRFFGNMFVEQDRQTMVKQAEGLKYNPPLMLIDDADRPAKWYFALKAAYLESKATGQPMVHPIEGPTALRWRS; encoded by the coding sequence ATGACTGAAAGTTCCAGCAGGGAACCAGCGAACAGCTCAAATAGTGACGGCCTGATGCGCGGCTTCTGGTACCCCGCTGCACGAAGCAATCGTGTCCGGGGGAGGGAATTGCGCACTGCGACGCTGCTGGGAATCCCTCTCGTAATTGGACGCAACACAAAGGGCGAGGGATTTGCCCTTCGCGATGCCTGCCCGCATCGCGGGATGCCCCTCTCTGAGGGCAGGTTCGATGGCAATAAAATTGAATGTTCTTATCACGGTTGGGTCTTTGAGGGGAAAACCGGCCAGTGCCAGGCCATTCCGTCACTGACGGCGCGCGACAAGCTGAAAGTGGATCGTGTGTTTGCCACGAGCTTTCCCTGCGAGGAACAGGATGGTTACTTCTGGGTTTTTGTCCCCGATCCTGAGTACCGCAATGAAGCGGTGCCGCAAGCCCCGCGCCTGCCAACCTTCAGCAGCGATTATCGCCTGGAGCACCTGGAAGCCGAACTACCCTGCCACGTGGACCACGGCATTATTGGTCTGATGGATCCCGCGCACGGGCCTTTTGTGCACCAGGCCTGGTGGTGGCGCAGCCGCAGTAGCATCCATGAAAAAGAGAAGATCTTTGAGCCCATCCCCAACGGCTTTCGCATCAAGAGTCATTCTCCATCAGCCAACAGCGCTGCCTACAAACTGTTGGGCGTTTACGGCGAGCCCATCACCACCACCATCCAATTTGTTTTGCCCAACAGGAGGTTTGAGGAAATTCACTGCGGTAGGTACTGGTTTTCAAGCCGGACTACTGTCACTCCCATCACTGCGTCGCGCTGCCGGATAGATGTCTGCGCGGCGTGGAACGCATTCCGCCATGTGCCCTTCATGACGTCAATTCTTCGATTTTTTGGCAATATGTTCGTCGAGCAGGACAGGCAAACCATGGTAAAGCAGGCTGAGGGACTGAAATACAACCCACCTCTGATGCTCATCGATGACGCCGACCGTCCGGCCAAATGGTACTTTGCATTGAAAGCCGCGTATTTGGAATCCAAAGCAACCGGCCAACCCATGGTCCACCCGATCGAGGGGCCCACTGCCTTGAGGTGGCGGAGTTGA
- a CDS encoding glycosyltransferase family 2 protein, which yields MQSISATIITRNEAAHIARAIRSLDCADEILVVDSGSTDDTVKIAAALGARTVTHSWEGFAAQKNFAVRKASHDWVLSLDADEELNDEARAAIREWKQLTPRVGAYCLARRARYLGRWILHSGWYPDRKIRLFHRGRARWAGDYVHESVVADGPVETLNGEILHYTCDSLADHRKRIDFYTGLAAQEMIDRGQHAGFAQRMLAPPWVFFHTYIFRLGVLDGAPGFLIAWMAARYVRRKYARLAELEKSAKGRH from the coding sequence ATGCAATCCATTTCCGCCACCATCATCACACGCAACGAAGCCGCGCACATTGCCCGCGCGATCCGATCACTCGATTGCGCTGATGAAATTCTGGTGGTCGATTCCGGCTCGACCGACGATACCGTAAAGATTGCGGCCGCACTTGGCGCGCGGACCGTCACTCATTCCTGGGAGGGGTTTGCGGCGCAAAAGAACTTTGCCGTGCGCAAGGCCAGCCATGACTGGGTCCTGAGCCTGGACGCCGACGAGGAATTGAACGACGAGGCACGAGCTGCCATCCGCGAATGGAAGCAATTGACGCCGCGGGTTGGAGCCTACTGTCTTGCCCGGCGTGCGCGATATCTTGGACGATGGATCCTGCATTCAGGCTGGTACCCTGACCGGAAAATCCGTCTTTTTCATCGTGGCAGGGCCCGCTGGGCTGGAGATTACGTGCATGAGTCCGTGGTAGCCGATGGTCCGGTAGAAACGCTCAATGGCGAAATTCTCCACTATACATGCGACTCGCTGGCCGACCATCGCAAGCGGATTGATTTTTACACCGGCCTGGCCGCGCAGGAAATGATCGATCGGGGCCAACACGCTGGCTTCGCCCAGCGAATGCTTGCGCCGCCGTGGGTGTTTTTTCACACTTACATCTTCAGGCTGGGCGTGCTGGATGGTGCGCCCGGCTTTCTGATTGCCTGGATGGCGGCCCGTTATGTCCGCCGGAAATACGCCAGGCTTGCGGAACTCGAGAAAAGCGCCAAAGGCAGGCATTGA